The following nucleotide sequence is from Rhineura floridana isolate rRhiFlo1 chromosome 9, rRhiFlo1.hap2, whole genome shotgun sequence.
AAAAGGTCCGAGAGCAGGAAGAGCATCCTTGGGTGGCGTCACTCCTACTGGGCTCTGCAGAGAAAACACAGAAGGAAGAAACAGGCGTGAGTGCTCTTGTCGGACTCATGCTCAGCAATGTAAGCCCAAATTATGGGAATCCCCTTCCACTGGAAACTGCAGCCTGAGCATCTTTTGGGAGAGTCACTGCAAGATGCAGTGTTTGGGCCAGCCTTTGGGCTCAGATCCAAACAAATTCAGGAAAGGATGGGGAAATTCCATGGAATAACCAAGTTAATATATTGTTGAAGCTTTTTGCTATTGTTTCCTGGCCCTGGGATGGGGGAAGCTACAATATCTACATAAAGTCAGAATATCTTGAGCCGCATGCCAAGAATATGCAGAGTCTGTTCAACAAGGAGAGAGTCAGCACTCAAATTACGGATAATCAAACAAATTAGAaagttgatttttttattttcctttcataTCTAAGGAGCACCTCCAAGGTCACCTTACTTAAGGTCCTGCTTCTTTCACTGCAAGTACCTAACAAGTTAAGTAAATAAGCTAAACCAATGCCCTATCTTCTAACGCATGCTAAAAGAGCGCACACACCCTGGATGGAAGATGTTTGGTGCTTTCTCTaatggcaaactgatgtggcTTATCTTCCAAAACTATGGAGTTCCCTGCCACAGGACATGGTGGTGGCCAGTCataggtttttctctctttccatatagaactcagggccatccaatgaagctgaatgttggaagattcaggggagACAAATGGAAGTATCTCTGTACACATCACATAGTTAACActacagaatttgctcccacaatatGCAACAATGGCAcctccttggatggctttaaaggagcactggacaaattaatggaggaggaggaggctaccAGTCGTGATGGtgatgttctatctccactgtcggaggtggcatgcctctgaataccagttaaaagttgtgcaggggggaaggagaattccaccttgtggtttttcccattacagggttgcaagaacacctgcacttgggtgactttctcttctcctaaagatacaggatcagtctcaggccatggacctcgCAACtctactctgaataccagttgccatgAAATCTCAGGTGCGGAGAGTTGCTATTGCGCTCAGGTgccgcttatgggcttcccatagacatctggttggccactgtgagaactggactgGATGGGCTTCTGGTTGAGCTGCAGGTCTCTTATGTTcttggaaatgggctgccttcaagtcaatcccgacttaagtcgaccctatgaatagggttttcatggtaaacggtattcagagggggtttaccattgccttcctctgaggctgagaggcagtgactggcccaaggtcacccaatgagcttcatggctgtgtggggatccgaaccctggtctcccaggtcgtagtccaacactctaaccactacaccacactggctctcatgttctTAGGTGTCTTTAAAAGGGGGTAGGACAAATTCATGGCAGAGGATGGGTGTATCAGCAGCTAGCAGCCCTGGTAGCTATATGGGAACTCCAGGGTCACCGGCAGCTGATGCTCAGAAATAAACTGATGGGTGGGTAggagggaggccaacagcagaCGAGGGCTGCCACTTTCATGCCTTGCCCCTGGGCTGCCTGGAAATGTCTGGCTGGGGACTGGTGGAAACAGAGGAAGTAAATGGACCTTTATTCTGATCCAGCAGATATGAAGGACGGCCAAGGCATGACACAGCATGGCAAAGCCCAGAGTCCAGCTGCACCTGAAGAATGATGGTGCGGCAGGCAAGCTTCCCtctgtcaagggctgcattcccctgGAAAGAATCTGCTGGGAGCCGCATGCCGgcagtggacagggccagagcCAGGAGTGGGTGGGCCATCCCCTCAGATcaccctcttctctctttctgatacccctttctctcccccacacccTAATCTAGCAGGCTGCCTGGGGAAGACAGACTGTTtctgccagaggtctgaactgatcacttgcagagggcttttTAAAATTAGGCCTGAGGCTACAAGTTGCCTACCTCTGGTCTACATCTTGATTAAAAAAACGCCTTTGGCTGCCCAGCAGACTATCATACAAGAATGCTTGACACACATGCAGCTTTTTAAGCAACATATTTGCTGTCAGAGGCCTCTTTCAGAAAGAGGAAGTCAAGAAGTGTCCCCCAGGCCAACAACTCTGCAATGTCACTGTGCCTCTTTACCATGTCCGCTGCTTGTGTTCCACGGGCCAGTGAGGCTGCTGCCGGTGTGTGGTTGCTGCTGGCCTTTCGTCAAGCTAGCTGTGAACAAAGGCATAGAGCTGAGTGCCGAGTTCAAGGCGCTGCCTAAACTGTCCGAAAGCCTCTGTTCGTGAGAAATCAGATCTGCAAAGAGAGGTGCAAAACATACAGATATAGATGTATGTCTAGAAACAGACATTCTGGATTCACAAAGTGATCAGGCAACAAATCAAGGAGAAATTCAGTCTTTCATGTTGTTTTGCAaacaaagaattaaaaataaaataacatgaaaaaattGAATAGGAGAAGGCCGTATTCATCTTCCTTTCTCCCTAAAGATATGTTTGGATTTTGTGATGCTCAATCACTCATATACCAGCAAATTCGGTTGCACAGTTAGAAATTGTTAGTGCTCTTGCGCAACAAACtgtctctcccccatcccccggAGCTTtttataaggaaagtgatggaaaaatttgcactggacaagtgtgggataacacttgctttgatataACATCGTCTAACAAATCCCCAcacacaaatcagaatgaatgctcattaaacaacCAACataatctaatctccctgcaaaggaatgaggatgaatgttcaatgaaAGCGGGGGGGAGAAAAAGGCGAGGAAAAAGATGGAGGAGTTGACAGAGGGACACAAAGCTTAGCCACAGAAATGCACTGCGGCAGCACAAGGTATTTCCACCTCCTGACCGTTAGAGGGGAAAAAATACCAAGCCATTCAGCAGACAGTGCCCAGGTTTTATCTCTGCGACGAGGTGTAAAAGACTCTCTTTTAGAGAGGTTCTCGGAACGCCAAGATCAGAATTCCACTTTGCCAAATGCAGTCACGCAGAATGAACAGTTTTTGAAATAGCCAGCATTTgacaaacacaaaataaaaaacaaggcACACCATAACGTGAACATAAACATCGACCACCAAAAGGGCAGAAGAAGAGTAAAGACAAACCCCAAACAGAAGATGGCCCCATGAAATGAACTGGACACAAGTACGCTCCAACCATCCGTGACAAAAAGTACTATAACTGCTCCCTCCCCATCAGCAAGGATGCAGGGCAGAAACTTTTCTAGTGCTTAATTTTTCTGCTGAAAATGTTCCGTTTCATAAGTAAAATAATATATAGATGCAATAACATTAGGCAAGCTTTCCAGATTGaaagtttttaactttgtttactaaatataagtaaaacaaacatgctaaattagataaCTCTTGAGGGCATccgtcaccaacatggtgccctccagatgtttatctATAAAAGCATTACAACTCAAAAAATCAaatcatcattaaaaacaatacaaataatcattaaagtgactggGTAATCAAtttaatcatttgaaatgtggtggtggatgagagctttgcggataccatggactgcaaaaaagacaaataattgggtgttagaacaaatcaaaccagaactgtcactagaagctacaatgatgaaactgaggttatcatactttggacacatcatgagaagacatgattcactaggaaagaccataatgctgggaaaaacagaagggagtagaacaagaggaaggccaaagaagagatggaatgattccataaaggaagccacagacctgaacttacaagatctgaacagggtggtttataacagatgctcttggaggtcgctgattcatagggtcgccataagttgtaatcgacttgaaggcacataacaacaacaacaatcaatttAAAGAGCTGCAAAGACCTGTCACCATAAGAGACGCCTGGAAgttaaaagcaaggatgcctgctgaatctctgctggaagagtgttccacagcaagAGACTGGCAACACAAAGCGCCTGGCTTTTGGTTGAGGGCAGTTGCACCTCTGTAACACAAAGGGCAACTAAAAGCACTCCCCTGGGCAAcctcagtgctggctggggctgttgggagttatagtccaacatcaggaaggcaccaggttggcagagaCTGCTCTAGGGTATTATTGTTTTCTGAAGCAAACTGAAAAATTTCCGATGCAAATTACCCAATGTAAATTATCAAATTATACAATTTGCATAGGAGCATTTTCCAGTTCATTTTTTCCCTCCAGAAAGTCCACATCACTGCACCCCACCCACCTGCCACACTCTGCAAAGAGTCACACAGACCTGGACAGCCAATAACCTGCAGaaggctttaaaaacaaagaacaagCAAACTTTTGAAAGAAGCCGTGCCAGCAATCCCTCCGGGACGTTGGCCAACGGGATGGCCTCCTTCTGCATGTTAAGAGAGCAGAGCAGTACCTGTCGAACAGTCCATTTGGGAGGAGTTGGAGTCGCACTCCGTTTTCATTTTCTTAGCACGGGACTCAGAGGTAGACGTGACGACAAAGTTTGTCGTGGCAAGATGGAGAGGCTCCGTGCCGCGGTGGCTGCCCGGCTTCTGTTCCGCAAGGTCTATTTTCCTTTTGAGGGAAGACATGGCTACAGAAGAGGCTACCATCACCCCCAAGGCCTGAGCCCTCCCAAGGAGGTTGGTGCCAGGAATGCAGTGCTGGAGGAGGAAGTGGTCTATCCGTGCCTTGAgagaggggtggggaaggggcTGCGAGTGCTGGCTGAAAGCCACCCCCGTGAAGGGGTCACTGGGCACTCGTCCCCAGGATGCCTCGCTCCGGTTGCACTTCTCCAGGGTGCCTTGATCGATCACTTTGCCAGAGGGCAGCAGCATGGGGAGAGTCATTACCTCCAGGGTTATGGGGTCCAAGAACTCCTCAGGGATGTCCTGAATGACATCCATCAGCTTGTGCTCCTGGCTGTCCGAGTTCCCGAAGGGCGCAATGTCACTATCCATGGGCGACGGGAGGCCGGCAGCTTGCCCTCCAAAGCCTTGTGCAACCCGGAGCACGTTGTCGACCACCTCGTGAGAGCAGGATTTGGCTGGCTGGCCCCAAACCTCCACTTTCTTAATGCAAGGGAGACCACCACCAGCCACATGGGTGATGCAGATTTTCACGTGCGACACACTGCTCAGAGAGGTTGGGCCTTTATTCCACAAGTCCAGAGATGCAGAGCCAGAGAAGGGAGTGTCCATCTGCTGATGGAATGGAGGCCTTGTCTTGAAGCTTCGGTGGCTGAAGGTCACTTTGCTTTGATTCTTCAGCACAGCTTTGCCTACCAGTGTGAAAACCTCTTTGTCCAAGGCCTGCTGACCGTCCACACTTGAGAATGGAGAGTCTGAGCTGTTCCAAGGGGGTTTGCTGGATGAGGTAGATGTGTAAATATCCAGCCCGGTGATGTTCTGAGAGCCACCTGAGGAGATGTCTACATTAATCCGGCAAATTTCTATGTTGAAGGGGAAAGAGAGAGTCACGTGGACAGGTGGCTTGATGAAATATTCACAGCGGAACCCACGATTCCTCTTGGCAAGGTCTTCCGAGACCAGGTTTTCTACTTCATATCCGTCAGCGGAGATCTATGGATAATTAAAACAAGGATTGACAATATTTTCAAAAGTCTTTATAGGGCGTCATATAAAAGTATATCTAAAAGTATTTCAGAACATGGCTCTTTTTATTCTAACACTGCAAGAGGAACTATATCCCCTCCTGCACTCTGAAGGATTGCAAGAGTATTCAGACCTTGTACAACAGCGGTGGGAGGCTCTATGACcctgcagatattgctggactacaactcccatcattcctgaccgctggccatgcttgctagggctcataggaattggagtccaacaacatctggaaggccacaggttccccacccctggtgtaaggCATGAGTGGGTGAAAGCAATATCATCTAGCTGAACTGTTAAGCTCAGCAGCAAACTCACTGCATAGGCTCTCACAGCTTCAGCCCTTCCACTTTCAatatggggatgatgggaagcacCGACCTACACTGCAGGTGTGGTGTGTTACCGAGACaacatgtgaagtgctttgagcacTTAGGAAATGTGGTGATCCCCTTATTGTGGCTCATTTACGGTCAAGAAGTACTTTGTACTGGTAGAAGAAAAACCAAGCTGGATTAAAAGCAGGGAACCTAGTTTCAAAAGCACCCTTCATCATTGCACTCACGTATTCGAAAGTCAACTGCAGCCTCCTCTGCCCAATTTAAACATTCCTAACCGATATACCTGCACAACCTTTTCTTGGAAAGCTGCAGAAGGAAAAGCACAAAAGGAGCCCTGtttgatcagatcaaaggcccatctagtccagcatccttcatCCCACAGTAACCAAAGAGATGTTTCCAGGTAGCCCTCTTCTGCTATCGCTTCCCAGCAAttggtggtattcagaggcagactcCCTCTAAGCATGGAAGTTCCACTGTTAGGGAGTTTTGGTTATTTCTTCAGTATTACAACACCTGCCTGCAAGAGAGACACAGGCGAAGCCGAAAGGTAGCAAAGCCATTGATCTGTCATGCTAGCACTCCAGTTTCTGGTCTTCATTATGATGTCACCACTCTGGCCGGTGACTTGCAACAAGGGGTGGACCAGCCAACGCAGGGCTGTTTTAGCTCCACTGTGAACAAGTACAGCCGGAGCCAACTATAGGTGGGTCTATTTCTTTTCAGCCATTTACTGAGCTACAGATTATTtaagaaaaaggagggggagagaacagCTGCCTGATCATAATTACAGGGCAGAGGTGGACATGCTAGTCCAGGCTTAAACTGGCCAGCTAAGCCAATCTAGTTTTGTTTGTAATTATGCTGCTCCACTTCAGGGTAACAAAATGTGACCTCCCGTTGCTTTATCAGTCAGGTTACACTGTGCAAAATGATCTGCTGGAGAAGGCGTCGGATGCCACCCCACGGGTGTCATTAAGCCGTATTTCTCAGAAAGGATATGCATGAGAAGGAGCAGCAGGGAGCTCTCGTACATAAGCAGCGCCGATTTAGTTTTGCCATGAGCTGCTGAGTCAAAGTACTCCTTGATCCCTAGAACATTAACTCCTTCAATCccaagctgctgctgttgctgctctaaACCAGAGTTCTCTGCTTTAttgaacttgggggggggaaataccttGTTGCAGTGAATCCTGGGCTTGAATTGTGGGAGGCAGACATTGATCACCATCTTTATGGCTTGAGGTGGAAATCAGCTACCCAGTCTTCAGTTTGGCTCTGAAACAAAAAAGCACAAAAAGTTtgtgtttctttaaaaatagaaaaCTGCAGTTAACAAATGACAACAGGATGACAGAACCTCACGCTGAAGTCTTACTAGGAGTTCACTGGGCCTTAAGTAGAATGCTTTAATCTCTGCCAGCGAGAATAGAATGGGCAAGTTGAAGGAAAAGGCAACAGTCCTGTAGCCACTTCTCTTCAAAAGAGAGCCCATAATCCTACATTATCAGAGGAGGTCATCCTCCAACCCTTCCCAAGGGGCCTGTCTAAAACAGAATGAATGAAGAAATGCCTTCCCTTCAGGAAGCAGAGCATCATACAGCTTCATGGACCACGGTCAACTTCTAGGAAAGGGTGGGGAATGCACTTCTGCAAGAGGCCCACAAATATGGTTGGCAGCGGTGAGCGTTAGCAGTATCCCTGTGAATGTCAGCGGTCTCATGGGAGGGCACAGGACCCCTGACTTGCAATAGGGACCTTGGAGATAGTTAACATGTCTCAGAGTTGGCTCATAATGCTCTTAAGGGGGCCGTAGTCAGAGCCATATTTAAGAGACTTCGCTTAGACCCAGCACAACTTTCACCCATTATCTAATTAGCAGTGGCTTTACACCTCCATGTAGTCTTGGATaatactgattatctggatccatttcagcctGGTAATGGGACGAAGCAGCCTCTGTTGccttagtacagcctttcccaaccagtgtgcctccagatgttgttggaccacaactcccatcagcctcagccagcattgccaatggtcaggaaagatgggaattgtggtccaacaacatctggaggcacactggttgggaaaggctgccctagtagATGACTGAATGGACAGGGAGAGGGTGATCCTTTGgtttctcctggacctctcagcatcAACACCATCAAATCATGGTATTTTTCTGGGCCATCTGGCGAGATTAGGACTCCAAGGCACAGTTTGGCAATGACTCTGGTCCTTTCAGGAGGGATGGACCCAAAGAGTGGCAGTGGGTGACTCCTGTTTCCATCTCATGGCTGTTGGCTTGTGGGCTGCCTCAAGGTTCCATCACTTTCCACGTGctgttttaacatctatgtgaaactgctgaGGGGAGGCCTGGGTTGAAGCAACACCCACATGTGGATGGCAGGCAGCTCGATTCTTATTTCCATCTGCTAGTCCCAGGGAGGCTGTGTGAACATGTGTGTAGAGGCAGTTTTAGGACTAACAAGCAGAAATCTAAATAAGGTAGAGACATTGTGGGTAATTAAACCTGCTGGAGGTGTTTAATGGGTTCTGGATGGGATGCTCTCCCCCTGAAATATCAAGTTTGCAGCTTCAGGTGGGGATATTCCCCCCTGACTTGGTGCTGCCACTGGCCAGGATCGCCTTTTGCTAGCTATGAGCCTAAGATGACAAATCAGCCTAACTAAAGAAACCAAAAATCTTGCTGGAGTTATGCATGCCCTGCTTACATCCAGGCTGGACCGCACatggaaggggccatagctcagtggtagcgcatCAGCTTTGCACGCACAAAGACACAAGTTCAGTCCCtaacagcatctccaggcagggctaggaaagatttcctgcttgaaactctggagagctgcttctaGTTAGtgtagaccagtgttcttcaaccttaggacccagatgttgctggactacaactcccatcagccccagccagcttagtcaatggttagggattatgggagttgtagttcaacaacatctggggacccaacgatGTAGAACTCCGGAACAGACAATTCTGAGTCAGATTGACCAATTGACTGTCTCAGTaaaaaggcagcttccagtgttcctGTGTAGACTATTTTAATGTGGACTCTATGGGTCTGTCTGTAAAAAATGGCCCAGAAACTACAacaggtgcagaatgcagctaccTCGCTGCTTATGGAGGGCAAGCAATCAGAGCACATTAACACTGAAATAGAGAGCAACCTTCACTGGCTGTCAGTTTGTTCTAGGACCAATTTAAAGTGTGGGTGGTTAGCTTTAAAGCTGCAACCATTTGGGACCAAGTTATCTGCCTGTATGAACTTACCTAAGCCTTAAGATGGGACTCAGAGG
It contains:
- the UBOX5 gene encoding RING finger protein 37: MVINVCLPQFKPRIHCNKISADGYEVENLVSEDLAKRNRGFRCEYFIKPPVHVTLSFPFNIEICRINVDISSGGSQNITGLDIYTSTSSSKPPWNSSDSPFSSVDGQQALDKEVFTLVGKAVLKNQSKVTFSHRSFKTRPPFHQQMDTPFSGSASLDLWNKGPTSLSSVSHVKICITHVAGGGLPCIKKVEVWGQPAKSCSHEVVDNVLRVAQGFGGQAAGLPSPMDSDIAPFGNSDSQEHKLMDVIQDIPEEFLDPITLEVMTLPMLLPSGKVIDQGTLEKCNRSEASWGRVPSDPFTGVAFSQHSQPLPHPSLKARIDHFLLQHCIPGTNLLGRAQALGVMVASSVAMSSLKRKIDLAEQKPGSHRGTEPLHLATTNFVVTSTSESRAKKMKTECDSNSSQMDCSTDLISHEQRLSDSLGSALNSALSSMPLFTASLTKGQQQPHTGSSLTGPWNTSSGHEPSRSDATQGCSSCSRTFSTYFKTEPVYQLPCGHLVCRSCLAEKQKSLSILCMSCKRLVATHDIMRVHF